The following are encoded in a window of Streptomyces sp. Go-475 genomic DNA:
- a CDS encoding replication initiator: protein MLASLGTMPELARQLSGLGGCANPVRLDGHRTEYAVDRTTGEIGRVLHHLDSSSLPAGSLLVRCNNRRATRCAACAEVYRRDTFHLITAGLRGGKGTAEQVGTHPRVFATFTAPSFGPVHNRLSSGRPCRCGARHDETDPALGTPLDPDAYDYEAAVLWNAHAGALWRRFSIYLRREIAKRAGLTQRAFRDHARVSFAKVAEYQKRGAVHFHAVIRLDGPEGGDTAPPAWGSAELLTDAIHAAATATRVHGPDVDGRAHTFTFGRQLDVRTIRSADFDGGQELTDRAVAAYIAKYATKGAETATGTLDRPIRFLAELAQARITDHARRMIRTAWTLGARKDLEHLRLRAWAHMLGFRGHFSTKSRRYSTTLGALRDARAAWRRTQAATTAAPQDGETTLVLAHWVFAGTGLSTGEAWLATSLEPAPGTEGEPTT, encoded by the coding sequence ATGCTGGCCTCCCTCGGCACCATGCCCGAGCTGGCCCGCCAACTCTCCGGCCTGGGTGGGTGCGCGAACCCCGTGCGCCTCGACGGCCACCGCACCGAGTACGCGGTCGACCGGACAACCGGAGAGATCGGGCGTGTCCTCCACCACCTCGACTCGTCCTCCCTGCCCGCCGGAAGTCTCCTCGTCCGCTGCAACAACCGCCGTGCCACCCGCTGCGCGGCCTGCGCGGAGGTCTACCGCCGAGACACCTTCCACCTGATCACCGCCGGACTCCGCGGCGGCAAGGGCACCGCCGAACAGGTCGGCACACACCCGCGTGTCTTCGCCACCTTCACCGCGCCGAGCTTCGGCCCCGTTCACAACCGCCTCTCCAGCGGTCGGCCTTGCCGCTGCGGTGCCCGGCACGACGAGACAGACCCGGCCCTCGGTACGCCCCTCGACCCGGACGCGTACGACTACGAAGCGGCTGTCCTCTGGAACGCTCATGCCGGAGCCCTCTGGCGGCGCTTCTCGATCTACCTGCGTCGTGAGATCGCCAAGCGCGCCGGACTCACCCAGCGTGCGTTTCGGGACCACGCGCGCGTGTCCTTCGCCAAGGTCGCCGAGTACCAGAAGCGGGGAGCCGTCCACTTCCACGCGGTCATCCGCCTGGACGGCCCGGAGGGCGGCGACACGGCCCCTCCGGCCTGGGGGTCCGCCGAGCTGCTGACCGACGCCATCCATGCCGCCGCCACCGCCACCCGCGTCCACGGACCGGATGTCGACGGCCGCGCCCACACCTTCACCTTCGGTCGCCAACTCGACGTGCGTACCATCCGCTCCGCCGACTTCGACGGCGGGCAAGAGCTGACCGACCGGGCCGTAGCGGCGTACATCGCTAAGTACGCCACCAAAGGCGCCGAGACAGCGACCGGCACCCTGGACCGGCCGATCCGTTTCCTCGCCGAGCTGGCACAGGCCCGGATCACCGACCACGCCCGGCGCATGATTCGGACGGCCTGGACCCTCGGCGCACGCAAGGACCTCGAACACCTCCGCCTGCGCGCCTGGGCGCACATGCTCGGCTTCCGCGGCCACTTCTCCACCAAGTCCCGCCGCTACTCCACCACCCTCGGCGCCCTCCGCGACGCCCGCGCCGCATGGCGCCGCACCCAAGCCGCCACGACCGCCGCTCCCCAGGACGGCGAAACCACGCTCGTCCTCGCCCACTGGGTCTTCGCCGGAACCGGCCTCAGTACCGGTGAAGCCTGGCTCGCCACATCCCTCGAACCCGCCCCCGGAACGGAAGGAGAGCCCACCACATGA
- a CDS encoding tyrosine-type recombinase/integrase, which translates to MANNRGRRRRFGAIRKLPSGRYQARYPGPDGVMRPAPFTFETTADADDWLAEKQTEIRRGEWRDPDAGAVSFRAYAEKWVEERELAPLTQDLYRYLLDKHLFAFADLDLDEITAPRVREWRAERLRLTGAKTITAKAYRLLKAIMETAVDDELITRNPCRIKGAGKEKAAERRIATVGQVDALANAVGMRWRLMVYLGAYGPLRPEELAGLRRRDVDLDHLRLRVRLAEPERMNGRRVQGDTKSEAGTRTVILPAFLRRELRWHLESYAEPGPDGLLFVGEKGAPFRRSTFGRKWRKAREVVGMPEGFRFYDLRHTGHTLSTRSGATLKDTMVRAGQSSEKAALIYQHSDEERQEEVAAGLDATVRKAREEAARKTAETPSGTDLARGQ; encoded by the coding sequence ATGGCCAACAACAGGGGCAGGCGTCGCCGCTTCGGTGCGATCAGAAAGCTCCCCTCCGGCCGGTACCAGGCGCGCTACCCGGGGCCCGATGGGGTGATGCGTCCGGCACCGTTCACGTTCGAGACGACGGCGGACGCAGATGACTGGCTCGCCGAGAAGCAGACCGAGATTCGCCGTGGCGAGTGGCGTGACCCCGACGCAGGCGCGGTGAGCTTCCGGGCCTACGCCGAGAAGTGGGTGGAGGAACGGGAGCTCGCACCGTTGACGCAGGACCTGTACCGCTACCTCCTCGACAAGCACCTGTTTGCCTTCGCGGACTTGGACCTGGACGAGATCACCGCGCCGCGAGTTCGGGAGTGGCGGGCTGAACGCCTTCGGCTCACCGGTGCCAAGACGATCACGGCCAAGGCGTACCGGCTCCTCAAGGCCATCATGGAGACCGCCGTGGACGACGAACTGATCACGCGCAATCCATGCCGTATCAAGGGCGCCGGTAAGGAGAAGGCTGCTGAGCGGCGTATCGCCACCGTCGGCCAGGTGGATGCCCTCGCCAACGCGGTCGGCATGCGCTGGCGGCTCATGGTCTACCTCGGCGCCTACGGTCCGCTCCGGCCGGAAGAGCTGGCCGGTCTCCGGCGCCGGGACGTCGACCTTGACCACTTACGGCTCCGGGTCCGCCTCGCCGAGCCGGAGCGGATGAACGGGCGCCGCGTCCAGGGCGACACCAAGTCCGAGGCCGGTACCCGGACTGTGATTCTTCCCGCCTTCCTCCGCCGTGAGCTTCGCTGGCATCTGGAGTCCTACGCCGAGCCGGGCCCGGACGGGCTGCTCTTCGTCGGTGAGAAGGGGGCGCCCTTCCGGCGCAGCACCTTCGGGCGGAAGTGGCGGAAGGCCCGGGAGGTCGTCGGCATGCCGGAGGGCTTCCGGTTCTACGACCTGCGGCACACCGGGCACACGCTCTCCACCCGATCCGGTGCCACCCTGAAGGACACGATGGTGCGCGCCGGACAGTCCTCCGAGAAGGCCGCGCTGATCTATCAGCACTCCGACGAGGAGCGCCAAGAGGAGGTTGCCGCCGGCCTCGACGCCACCGTCCGGAAGGCTCGGGAGGAGGCTGCCCGGAAGACGGCCGAGACACCTTCTGGCACGGATCTGGCACGCGGCCAGTGA
- the dcd gene encoding dCTP deaminase, whose protein sequence is MLLSDKDIRAEIDAGRVRIDPYDDAMVQPSSIDVRLDRYFRVFENHRYPHIDPAIEQSDLTRLVEPEGDEPFILHPGEFVLASTYEVITLPDDLASRLEGKSSLGRLGLVTHSTAGFIDPGFSGHVTLELSNLATLPIKLWPGMKIGQLCMFRLSSPADFPYGSERYGSRYQGQRGPTASRSFLNFHRTQV, encoded by the coding sequence GTGCTTCTCTCAGACAAGGACATCCGGGCCGAGATCGACGCCGGGCGGGTGCGGATCGATCCCTATGACGACGCGATGGTGCAGCCGTCGAGCATCGATGTGCGGCTGGACCGCTACTTCCGGGTGTTCGAGAATCACCGGTACCCCCACATCGACCCCGCCATCGAGCAGAGCGATCTGACCCGGCTCGTGGAGCCGGAGGGGGACGAGCCGTTCATCCTGCACCCCGGGGAGTTCGTCCTCGCCAGCACCTACGAGGTCATCACCCTGCCCGACGATCTCGCCTCCCGGCTGGAGGGGAAGAGCTCGCTGGGGCGGCTGGGGCTGGTGACGCATTCGACGGCCGGGTTCATCGACCCGGGGTTCAGCGGGCACGTCACCCTGGAGCTGTCGAACCTGGCCACCCTGCCGATCAAGCTGTGGCCGGGGATGAAGATCGGGCAGCTGTGCATGTTCCGGCTCAGTTCGCCCGCCGACTTCCCCTACGGGAGCGAGCGGTACGGCTCCCGGTACCAGGGGCAGCGCGGGCCGACCGCCTCCCGGTCCTTCCTCAACTTCCATCGGACCCAGGTGTGA
- a CDS encoding FG-GAP and VCBS repeat-containing protein: MRRTTTTALAAALLATGISPVLLTAPATAAVAKHYDDFNGDGRRDLAYGGYDDVDREGGTVTVLYGTATGPDTSRVQRVHQDSAGIPGSGEEDDQFGESLASADLNKDGYADLVVGNPTEHVGGDDYRGTVTVVWGSKSGLSGGTNLTPAGGAAGHFGRDLATGDFTGDGSPDLAVIGGEEAWLYRGPFTKSGTTGKVSKIDKGSAGWYSSALAAGKVDGDGRTDLVVIGTEITGSDIRERAWFLKGTSTGLASGASRTLSDRQQGLYPSPVIGDFDKNGYGDIALGLPDKDGGKGAVTIWRGTSSGPSGSVTFTQATAGVSGSPEADDGFGYAISAADANGDGYADLAVGVPHEDVDGREDQGGVHLFRGGSGGLTGARSSWIAQTVLGPADSHTSFGYTLRLRDLTADGRADLAVGAAGSALLMRGTATVPTRTGAIALPELGGSLPD; the protein is encoded by the coding sequence ATGCGCAGAACCACCACGACCGCCCTGGCCGCCGCCCTGCTGGCGACCGGCATCAGCCCCGTGCTCCTCACCGCACCCGCCACCGCGGCGGTGGCCAAGCACTACGACGACTTCAACGGCGACGGCCGCCGCGACCTGGCCTACGGCGGCTACGACGACGTCGACCGCGAGGGCGGCACCGTCACCGTCCTCTACGGCACGGCCACCGGCCCCGACACCTCCCGCGTCCAGCGCGTCCACCAGGACAGCGCGGGCATCCCCGGATCCGGCGAGGAGGACGACCAGTTCGGCGAGTCCCTCGCGAGCGCCGACCTCAACAAGGACGGCTACGCGGACCTCGTCGTCGGCAACCCGACCGAGCACGTGGGCGGCGACGACTACCGCGGCACGGTCACCGTCGTCTGGGGCTCCAAGTCCGGCCTGTCCGGCGGCACCAACCTCACCCCGGCCGGCGGCGCGGCCGGCCACTTCGGCCGCGACCTGGCCACCGGCGACTTCACCGGCGACGGCTCACCCGACCTGGCCGTGATCGGCGGCGAGGAGGCCTGGCTCTACCGCGGCCCCTTCACCAAGTCGGGCACGACCGGCAAGGTCAGCAAGATCGACAAGGGGTCCGCGGGCTGGTACTCCTCCGCCCTCGCGGCCGGCAAGGTCGACGGGGACGGCCGGACGGACCTGGTGGTCATCGGCACCGAGATCACCGGCAGCGACATCCGCGAGCGCGCCTGGTTCCTGAAAGGCACGTCCACCGGCCTCGCCTCGGGCGCCTCCAGGACCCTCAGCGACCGGCAGCAGGGCCTCTACCCGAGCCCGGTCATCGGCGACTTCGACAAGAACGGCTACGGCGACATCGCCCTCGGCCTGCCCGACAAGGACGGCGGCAAGGGCGCGGTCACGATCTGGCGCGGCACGTCGTCCGGCCCGAGCGGCTCCGTCACCTTCACCCAGGCCACGGCGGGCGTCTCCGGCAGTCCCGAGGCCGACGACGGCTTCGGCTACGCGATCTCGGCCGCGGACGCGAACGGCGACGGCTACGCCGACCTCGCGGTCGGCGTGCCCCACGAGGACGTCGACGGCCGGGAGGACCAGGGCGGTGTCCACCTCTTCCGCGGCGGCTCCGGCGGCCTCACCGGCGCCCGCTCCTCCTGGATCGCCCAGACGGTGCTCGGCCCGGCCGACTCCCACACCTCCTTCGGCTACACCCTGCGCCTGCGCGACCTGACCGCCGACGGCAGGGCGGACCTGGCCGTGGGAGCGGCGGGCAGCGCGCTGCTGATGCGGGGCACCGCCACGGTGCCGACCAGGACCGGCGCGATCGCCCTGCCGGAACTGGGCGGCTCGCTGCCCGACTGA
- a CDS encoding excisionase family DNA-binding protein gives MNDRYLSVDQVAELLGTTPRFPRRLIEERRIRYVKVGRHVRIPESAVEEFIRSRTVEPLRRPRRRYGRAA, from the coding sequence ATGAACGACCGCTACCTGTCCGTCGACCAGGTCGCCGAGTTGCTCGGCACGACTCCTCGCTTCCCCCGGCGGCTCATCGAGGAACGGCGCATCCGGTACGTGAAGGTCGGCCGGCATGTGCGTATCCCGGAAAGCGCGGTCGAGGAGTTCATCCGGTCCCGCACGGTGGAGCCGCTCAGGCGCCCCCGGCGGCGCTATGGAAGGGCTGCCTGA
- a CDS encoding DUF2637 domain-containing protein, giving the protein MRALPVRVDAVLVQAVIAAALSFAHLHDLALAAGQEGWKAWAYPVSVDLLLVAAWRRLRSGEAKAAGWCWFLVALTASLGANVATAGLLDLEDVPAWLRILVAGWPAVVFLGGTLLAHGAAHPSTDPATAQAPEPTAADSEPPTAAPELPAAALESAPPPAAPVPPALVTLARKVADEHRARTGTDIDTSTLRARLGVPMPLAEAITTQLT; this is encoded by the coding sequence GTGCGTGCCCTGCCCGTCCGTGTGGACGCCGTGCTCGTTCAAGCGGTGATCGCTGCCGCGCTGTCCTTCGCTCACCTGCATGACCTGGCGCTCGCTGCCGGACAGGAGGGCTGGAAGGCCTGGGCCTATCCGGTCTCCGTCGACCTGCTGTTGGTCGCGGCCTGGCGGCGCCTGCGCTCCGGTGAGGCGAAAGCGGCCGGGTGGTGCTGGTTCCTCGTCGCGCTGACGGCGTCCCTAGGCGCCAACGTCGCCACCGCCGGGCTGCTCGACTTGGAGGACGTACCGGCCTGGCTCCGCATCCTCGTCGCCGGCTGGCCTGCGGTTGTCTTCCTCGGCGGCACGCTGCTCGCTCACGGAGCAGCGCATCCCAGCACGGACCCGGCTACGGCACAGGCGCCGGAACCGACCGCCGCAGACAGTGAGCCGCCTACTGCTGCGCCCGAACTGCCGGCCGCCGCACTGGAGTCGGCGCCGCCGCCTGCAGCCCCGGTACCGCCCGCGCTCGTCACTCTCGCCCGGAAGGTCGCCGACGAACACCGCGCCCGGACCGGGACCGACATCGACACCTCGACCCTTCGCGCCCGGCTCGGTGTGCCCATGCCGCTCGCCGAAGCCATCACCACCCAACTCACCTGA
- a CDS encoding Yip1 family protein, whose amino-acid sequence MSQLGRKAGPGSPGPAHHRRGPGTFEDVAGFRIGRGRNNGAPQTRPHNPPNGQQTPQGPSYGYPPAPQPYPQQPPYGGGGGPTWPQPNAGPGVGYGGQGGHGGHGGHGEPEYFGDGAYPPGPQGPHDPYAANNPGHTQAFSVGEDPYTQGDTYRAGSAAPPPGPIGPRLHWKALLRGIVLAPNQTFLQMRDYTMWGPALIVTFLYGLLAVFGFDGARKDAINATLSNAIPIVLTTAVAMVLSAFVLGVVTHTLARQLGGDGAWQPTVGLSMLIMSLTDAPRLVFAMFAGGDATFVQLLGWATWVAGGVLLTLMVSRSHDLPWPKALGASAIQLIALLSIVKLGTV is encoded by the coding sequence ATGTCACAGCTCGGCCGCAAAGCCGGGCCCGGAAGCCCGGGCCCGGCACACCACCGCCGGGGACCAGGTACGTTCGAAGACGTGGCTGGATTCAGGATCGGACGCGGCCGGAACAACGGCGCTCCTCAGACGCGACCGCACAACCCTCCGAACGGGCAGCAGACGCCGCAGGGGCCGTCGTACGGCTACCCGCCGGCGCCGCAGCCGTACCCGCAGCAGCCGCCGTACGGGGGCGGCGGCGGCCCCACCTGGCCGCAGCCGAACGCCGGACCCGGCGTCGGCTACGGCGGCCAGGGCGGCCACGGCGGCCACGGCGGCCACGGCGAGCCGGAGTACTTCGGCGACGGCGCGTACCCGCCCGGTCCGCAGGGCCCGCACGACCCGTACGCGGCGAACAACCCGGGCCACACCCAGGCCTTCTCGGTCGGCGAGGACCCCTACACCCAGGGCGACACCTACCGCGCCGGCTCGGCCGCCCCGCCGCCCGGCCCGATCGGCCCGCGCCTGCACTGGAAGGCCCTGCTGAGGGGGATCGTCCTCGCCCCGAACCAGACGTTCCTCCAGATGCGGGACTACACGATGTGGGGCCCGGCCCTGATCGTCACGTTCCTCTACGGCCTGCTCGCCGTGTTCGGCTTCGACGGCGCCCGCAAGGATGCGATAAACGCCACACTGTCGAACGCGATCCCGATCGTCCTGACGACGGCCGTCGCGATGGTGCTGAGCGCGTTCGTCCTGGGCGTGGTCACCCACACCCTGGCCCGCCAGCTCGGCGGCGACGGCGCCTGGCAGCCCACGGTCGGCCTCTCCATGCTGATCATGTCCCTCACGGACGCGCCGCGCCTGGTCTTCGCGATGTTCGCGGGCGGCGACGCGACGTTCGTGCAGCTGCTCGGCTGGGCCACCTGGGTCGCGGGCGGCGTACTGCTCACCCTCATGGTCAGCCGCTCCCACGACCTGCCCTGGCCGAAGGCGCTGGGCGCGTCGGCGATCCAGCTGATCGCGCTGCTGTCGATCGTGAAGCTGGGCACGGTCTGA
- a CDS encoding SpdD protein: MFRPKLPDTPHIQSITTHIPQDHAPAPSAGRSVAPFVGVGAGAVAAVVVVGVVLTALLAAVAVSAVSVAIAAVVLRSLVTGANRR, encoded by the coding sequence ATGTTCCGCCCCAAGCTGCCCGACACCCCGCACATCCAGAGCATCACCACCCACATCCCGCAGGATCACGCCCCGGCTCCTTCCGCCGGCCGCTCGGTCGCCCCGTTCGTGGGGGTCGGCGCCGGTGCGGTCGCCGCAGTGGTCGTCGTCGGCGTCGTCCTCACCGCGCTCCTGGCGGCGGTCGCCGTCTCGGCCGTGTCTGTGGCCATCGCCGCCGTGGTCCTGCGCTCCCTCGTCACCGGCGCCAACAGGCGCTGA
- a CDS encoding mobile element transfer protein, with translation MSANRRFRRVVRIGPVQVATYNDGRGREKHTAACTAPRCGFSTDYDSRAAAELAARTHRCRVR, from the coding sequence ATGTCCGCCAACCGCCGTTTCCGCCGCGTCGTCCGCATCGGCCCCGTCCAGGTCGCCACCTACAACGACGGCCGGGGCCGAGAGAAGCACACCGCCGCCTGCACGGCTCCGCGCTGCGGCTTCTCCACCGACTACGACAGCCGCGCCGCCGCCGAACTGGCCGCACGCACCCACCGCTGCCGCGTCCGCTGA
- a CDS encoding FG-GAP-like repeat-containing protein gives MRKRTLLLATALTTGLLTALPATAATAAPATGPTADFNGDGYGDIAFAAPYAKVDGQGMAGYVAVVYGGATGLDPAKRTVVSQNTAGVPGAAEAEDTFGEALALGDLNGDGYTDLAVGSPGEDVGDDVDGGSVTLLWGSASGLKNGTTVKDPAVSAHDHWGNLLTAGDFDGDGRTDLAASAYADPYVIRGGFTTTGTTGAVRRIATPETSYSVDAMAAGDTNADGRSDLVLTYRVRLNEDGTGSWSKGVAYLGSPTGPDTSVPRPLNGGTSLALGDIDGDGYDEIALGNVFSKEDDHSGSLGGRVVVIRGSEGGPVNGDAPMAELTQDSEGVPGGDEAGDGFGSAVSIGDADGDGYGDLAIGVVFEDVGTTEDTGATVLMNGSASGVSRTGARTFTQATAGVPGSAEAMDYFGSDVLLADVTKDGRAEFTVTAGFEDEGVGAITSLRGSATGPVTDGARSFGPGSLGQTRSYGAFGSGLIG, from the coding sequence ATGCGCAAGCGCACCCTCCTCCTGGCCACGGCCCTCACCACAGGCCTCCTCACGGCCCTGCCCGCGACGGCGGCCACCGCCGCCCCGGCCACCGGCCCGACCGCCGACTTCAACGGCGACGGCTACGGCGACATCGCCTTCGCCGCCCCGTACGCCAAGGTCGACGGCCAGGGCATGGCCGGCTACGTCGCCGTCGTCTACGGCGGCGCCACCGGCCTCGACCCGGCCAAGCGGACGGTGGTCAGCCAGAACACCGCCGGTGTGCCCGGCGCCGCCGAGGCCGAGGACACCTTCGGCGAGGCGCTCGCCCTGGGCGACCTCAACGGCGACGGCTACACCGACCTCGCGGTCGGCTCCCCCGGTGAGGACGTCGGCGACGACGTCGACGGCGGCTCCGTCACCCTCCTGTGGGGCTCGGCGAGCGGCCTGAAGAACGGCACCACGGTGAAGGACCCGGCCGTGTCCGCGCACGACCACTGGGGCAACCTGCTGACCGCCGGCGACTTCGACGGCGACGGCAGGACGGACCTGGCCGCGAGCGCCTACGCGGACCCGTACGTCATCCGCGGCGGCTTCACGACGACCGGCACCACCGGCGCCGTCCGGCGGATCGCCACGCCCGAGACGTCGTACAGCGTCGACGCCATGGCGGCGGGCGACACCAACGCCGACGGCAGGTCCGACCTCGTCCTCACCTACCGGGTCCGCCTGAACGAGGACGGGACGGGCAGCTGGTCCAAGGGCGTCGCCTACCTCGGCTCCCCCACCGGCCCGGACACCTCCGTCCCCCGCCCCCTGAACGGCGGCACCTCCCTCGCCCTCGGCGACATCGACGGCGACGGCTACGACGAGATCGCCCTCGGCAACGTCTTCTCCAAGGAGGACGACCACAGCGGCAGCCTCGGCGGCCGGGTCGTCGTCATCCGCGGCTCCGAGGGCGGCCCGGTCAACGGCGACGCGCCCATGGCGGAACTCACCCAGGACTCCGAGGGCGTGCCCGGCGGCGACGAGGCGGGCGACGGCTTCGGCAGCGCGGTCTCCATCGGCGACGCCGACGGCGACGGCTACGGCGACCTCGCCATCGGCGTCGTCTTCGAGGACGTCGGCACCACCGAGGACACCGGCGCCACCGTCCTGATGAACGGCTCGGCCTCCGGCGTCTCGCGCACCGGCGCCCGCACCTTCACCCAGGCCACCGCCGGCGTCCCCGGCTCGGCCGAGGCCATGGACTACTTCGGCTCCGACGTCCTGCTGGCCGACGTCACCAAGGACGGCCGCGCCGAGTTCACCGTCACCGCCGGCTTCGAGGACGAGGGCGTCGGCGCGATCACCAGCCTGCGCGGCTCGGCCACCGGCCCCGTCACCGACGGCGCCCGCTCCTTCGGCCCGGGCAGCCTCGGCCAGACCCGCTCGTACGGCGCCTTCGGCTCCGGCCTCATCGGCTGA
- a CDS encoding phosphoribosyltransferase: MSAVRENLSYEQFGAAVRELAQVIADDGYEPDVVLSIARGGVFVAGGLAYALDCKNIHLVNVEFYTGVGTTLDMPVMLAPVPNLIDFSDKKVLITDDVADTGKTLKLVRDFCLDTVAEVRSAVIYEKSQSLVKCEYVWKRTDEWINFPWSVEPPVVRRSGQVLDA; this comes from the coding sequence ATGAGCGCGGTGCGGGAGAACCTTTCCTACGAGCAGTTCGGGGCCGCCGTGCGTGAGCTCGCGCAGGTCATCGCCGACGACGGGTACGAGCCCGACGTCGTGCTGAGCATCGCCCGCGGCGGTGTCTTCGTGGCCGGCGGGCTCGCCTACGCCCTCGACTGCAAGAACATCCACCTGGTGAATGTGGAGTTCTACACCGGTGTGGGGACGACGCTCGACATGCCCGTCATGCTCGCTCCCGTGCCCAACCTGATCGACTTCTCCGACAAGAAGGTGCTGATCACCGACGACGTCGCCGACACCGGCAAGACGCTCAAGCTGGTGCGCGACTTCTGCCTCGACACCGTCGCCGAGGTGCGCAGCGCCGTGATCTACGAGAAGTCCCAGTCGCTGGTGAAGTGCGAGTACGTGTGGAAGCGGACCGACGAGTGGATCAACTTCCCGTGGTCCGTGGAGCCGCCCGTGGTGCGGCGCAGCGGCCAGGTGCTCGACGCCTGA
- a CDS encoding FG-GAP-like repeat-containing protein, translated as MRTRITAAVLAAALTPLALALSAPAAHAATAAVPYDFNGDGRTDLAIGAPGATVAGQARAGAVSVVYGSPSGPKTATRTLLTQNTAGMPGAAEADDAFGTALASADLNTDGYADLLVGTPGEDGGDTNDGTVTVVWGSASGLSGARSLFSFFSTDYDRYGQALTAGDLDDDGDVDVAVGSTGPITLSLVNGPITRTSASNGGSGSRNDWWSSSYGVKYLSSGDVTGDGHPRVVLHGRTAHNGDAATALADMEISNHTDWLRNLPAGYVSAVGDIDGDGHADIAVGNDRETSADPAGALGGKVTVVYGGPDGRDPGRAPLVLTQDTAGVPGAAETGDRFGSGVSLGDVDGDGYADLAVGAAGENAAAGAVTVLRGSASGLTTKGATSYSQNTAGVPGGSEKGDRFGERITLTDHTGDGRADLSVSAPGENAGDGAVWCLRATATGPTTTGATTFGPTSTGISTTGAPGYGTALTS; from the coding sequence ATGCGCACCCGTATCACCGCCGCCGTCCTCGCCGCGGCCCTGACCCCGCTCGCCCTCGCCCTCTCCGCCCCGGCCGCGCACGCCGCGACCGCCGCCGTCCCCTACGACTTCAACGGCGACGGCCGCACCGACCTCGCGATCGGCGCGCCGGGCGCCACGGTCGCCGGGCAGGCCAGGGCGGGCGCGGTGTCGGTCGTCTACGGCAGCCCGAGCGGGCCGAAGACCGCCACGCGCACGCTCCTCACCCAGAACACGGCCGGGATGCCCGGGGCCGCCGAGGCCGACGACGCCTTCGGCACCGCCCTCGCCTCCGCCGACCTGAACACCGACGGCTACGCCGACCTGCTGGTCGGCACGCCCGGCGAGGACGGCGGCGACACCAACGACGGCACGGTCACCGTCGTCTGGGGCTCGGCCTCCGGCCTGTCCGGCGCCCGCTCGCTGTTCAGCTTCTTCAGCACCGACTACGACCGGTACGGCCAGGCCCTGACCGCGGGCGACCTCGACGACGACGGTGACGTGGACGTCGCGGTGGGCTCCACCGGCCCGATCACGCTCTCCCTGGTGAACGGCCCGATCACCCGGACGAGCGCGTCCAACGGCGGTTCGGGCTCCCGCAACGACTGGTGGTCCTCCTCGTACGGCGTGAAGTACCTCTCCTCGGGCGACGTCACCGGCGACGGCCACCCCCGGGTGGTTCTGCACGGCCGTACCGCGCACAACGGCGACGCCGCCACCGCCCTCGCCGACATGGAGATCAGCAACCACACCGACTGGCTGCGGAACCTGCCCGCCGGGTACGTCTCCGCCGTCGGCGACATCGACGGCGACGGCCACGCCGACATCGCCGTGGGCAATGACCGCGAGACCTCCGCCGACCCGGCGGGCGCCCTCGGCGGCAAGGTCACCGTCGTCTACGGCGGCCCCGACGGCCGCGACCCGGGCCGCGCCCCGCTCGTCCTCACCCAGGACACCGCCGGCGTGCCCGGCGCCGCCGAGACCGGCGACCGCTTCGGCAGCGGCGTCTCGCTCGGCGACGTCGACGGCGACGGGTACGCCGACCTGGCCGTCGGCGCCGCGGGCGAGAACGCCGCCGCCGGTGCCGTCACCGTCCTGCGCGGCTCGGCCTCCGGCCTGACCACCAAGGGCGCGACGTCGTACTCCCAGAACACCGCGGGTGTGCCCGGCGGTTCCGAGAAGGGCGACCGCTTCGGCGAGCGCATCACCCTCACCGACCACACCGGCGACGGCCGCGCCGACCTGTCCGTCTCCGCGCCGGGCGAGAACGCCGGCGACGGCGCGGTCTGGTGCCTGCGCGCCACGGCGACGGGCCCGACGACCACCGGCGCGACGACCTTCGGCCCCACCTCGACAGGCATCTCCACGACCGGCGCCCCCGGCTACGGCACCGCCCTCACCTCTTGA